The Candidatus Sulfotelmatobacter sp. DNA segment GTCGGCTCGTCGTTGCGCGTCGACATCGCCTTCATCGTGCAGAAGCCGCCCATCGCCGTCGGGATCACGGTCGCTTCGCTGCCGCCGGTGACGACCGCGATCGCTTCACCGAGCACGATCTTGTCGTACGCGATCGCGAAGCCGTCGTTGCCGCTGGCGCAGGCGCTCGAGACGGCGAACACCGGACCGCGCAGGCCGAAGGTCATTGAGACCTGCGCCGAGGCGGCGTTGGCCATGAGCATCGGGACGAAGAACGGCGAGATGCGATCCCACTTCTCTTCCGGCGCCACCGCCTTGACGGTGTCTTCGACGGTGATGATGCCGCCGATTCCGGTCGCGATGATCGAGCCGGTCTGCACCCGCACGTCGTCGTCTTCGGGGAAGTTGGCGTCGGCCATCGCCTCGCGCGCGGCGACCAGCGCGAACTGGGTGTAACGGTCCATGCGGCGCGCATCGCGGCGGCCGATCAGCGCGTCGGGGTCGAAGTCCTTGACCTCGGCGGCGATGCGCGTGGGCAGCTTGGTCGAGTCGAAGCGCGTGATCGGGCCGGCGCCGCTGCGGCCGTTGATCAGCGCATCCCAGAACAGGGGGACGGAATTACCGAGCGGCGTGACCGCTCCCAGCCCCGTGATGACGACGCGACGACGTTTCTCCAAAACAAGCCCCGATTCTCAGGTCGCTTCCATGCCCCTCCCCGCCGAGCGGCAACCCGGATTCCGTCACCTCAGACCGCGGGTGCGGTATGCTCGGAGGCAATGACCAGCGCGACCCGTCTCCCGGTCCCGCCCGGACCGTCGACGTTCACCGCCTTGACCCAGCTGGGGACGCTGCGCGGCAGCCTCACCCGGGTGCCCGGTTTTCTCGACCGCTCGGCTCGCCAGTACGGCCCGGTCACGTCGTGGCGGATGCCCAAGGCGCGCTGGTGGCTGTTCGACGACGCCCCCTCGGTCGAACGGATCCTGACCGCCGACGCCACCACCATCATCAAAGGACGCGGCACGCAGCGGCTGCGCCGGCTGCTGGGAGACGGCCTGCTGACCAGCAGCGAGCCGCTCCACCTGCGCCAGCGGCGCCTGGTCCAGCCGGCCTTCCATCGCGAGCGGGTCGCCGGCTACGCCGCGACGATGATCGACCTGACGCGTCAGCTGGCCGATCGCCTCCACGACGGCGAGACGGTCGAGATCGACGCGCTGATGAACCGGCTGACGCTGCGCATCGCGGCCAAGACGCTGTTCTCGATCGACGTCGCGGACGACGGCGACACGATCGGCCGCGCGCTGACCGAGGTGCTGGCGGTCTTCCCGGCCTCCCTCTCGGCCTACGGCGAGCTGCTCGACCACCTGCAGTGGCACCCGATCACGCGCCGCTTCAACGCCGCCCGCGCGCAGATGGACGCGGTGATCGCCAAGGTCATCGCCCAGCGGCGCGCCGCCGGCAACCCGGACTATGGCGACCTGCTCTCGATCCTGTTGACCTCGACCGACGAGGACGCAGGGGCGATGCCCGACGCGCTGGTCCGTGACGAAGCGCTCACGCTGCTGCTGGCCGGTCACGAGACCACCGCCAACGCGCTGGCCTGGGCGTGGGATCAGCTCGCCCGGGCGCCGGAGGCCGAGGCGCGCCTGCACGCCGAGCTCGACCAGGTGCTCGGCGACCGCGACCCCGAGCCGGCCGACGTCCCGCGGCTCACGTTCGCCCGCGAGGTGATGTCGGAGTCGATGCGGCTGCGCCCGCCGGCCTGGCTGATGGGCCGCTTCTCGCTCAAACCGCTGCAGCTGGGCGGTTGGGACGTGCCGGCCGGCTCGGTCCTGTTCGTCTCGCCGTTCGTCACCCACCGCAACCCGCGCTATTGGAAGGAACCCGACGCCTTCCGGCCCGAGCGCTGGTCGAACGGCGAGACGGCCGACCTGCCGCGCGGCGCCTACTTCCCGTTCGGCGGCGGCACCCGCATCTGCATCGGCGAGGCCTTCGCCTGGACCGAGGGCGTGTTGCTGCTCGCGACGCTGGCCCGGCGTTTCCGTTTCACCGCCCTGGACGCCGCCCCGGTGCCGCTCGACCCCTTGGTCACCCTGCGGCCCGGTCGGAAAATCCTCATGCAGGTCGCATCTCGGCAGCCCTCGCCGGCCTGAGCATTTCCGTCAGAGGCACCCGTGCCCGTAGGGCGTCCACCACATGAAGCCGGCGGCGGCGCTGACGGCCAACAAGCCGGTCGGGACGCCTACCTGTACGAGCGGAAGCCGGAGCACGACCCGGACCTGCGGGCTGCCAAGGCCCTGAAGCGCCGCCGACCCGAGGAAGGCGATGATCCCGGCTACCAAACCGACCAGCACGCCGAAGCCGAGCGCGAGCGTCGTCGAGCAGTTGCCGTCGCCGGTGATGCTCGGGTCGTACAGGTACTCCCGCGCGACGTTGGCTACGAAGAAGGCCGAGGCAATCGCGAATGCCGTGAGGCCGGCTCGGGCCGCACGCCGGGCCAACGGTACGAACGGCCGGAGCGGCATGGGAGCACGTTCTCGGTTTGACCCGAAGGCCCCGCGTCTGGTATGATGCCGCGGCTATGTTCCGGTTCGACCTCCAGCTGTTCGCGTCCAAGAAGGGCGCCGGGTCCACGCGCAACGGGCGCGATTCCAACGCGCAGCGTCTGGGCGTCAAGCGCTTCGGCGGCGAGCTGGTCATCCCGGGCAACATCATCGTCCGCCAGCGCGGCACGAAGTTCTATCCCGGCGTCGGCACGATGATCGGCAAGGATCACACGATCTTCGCCGTGGTCGAGGGCCACGTGACGTTCTCGAGCTCGCGTAACCGCCAGCACGTGAACGTGGTCCCGGCGTCTTACGGCGCTGCGCCCTAGGCTGCGCGCCCCCCACGGCTTCGCCGCGGGGCCCCCGACTCGACCTCGCAACGACATGGTCGGGACGGCACGATCCCACGGCGCTCGGTCCATGACCAGCGCCGCTTTCGTCTAGCGTGCAGTTCATCGACGAGGCCACCATCGCGGTGGCGGCGGGCAAGGGCGGCGACGGCGTCGTCGCGTGGCGCCGCGAGAAGTACGTCCCCAAGGGTGGACCGGCCGGCGGTGACGGTGGGCGCGGCGGCGACGTCGTGCTGTTGGCCGACCCCGAGCTCGGAACGCTGGTCGACTTCCGTTTCAAGAAGCAGTTCGCGGCCGACTCCGGCAAGCCGGGCTCGACGTCGAACAAGTCGGGCCGCGCGGGCGAAGACCTCGAGATCCGGGTCCCGGTCGGCACGCTGGTCACCCGCACCGAGCTCGATGCCGAAGGCGCCCGCGGCCACTCGCGCCTGTTCGCCGACCTGAGCGAACCCTATCAGCGCGTGCGCGTCGCCAAAGGCGGCCGCGGCGGGCTGGGCAACCAGCACTTCGCCACCGCCGCGCGCCAAGCGCCGCGCTTCGCGTACAACGGCGAGCCCGGCGAGCGCTGCGAGCTCAAGCTCGAGCTCAAGCTGCTGGCCGACGCGGGACTGGTCGGACTGCCGAACGCCGGCAAGTCGACGCTGCTCTCCGTCGTCAGCGCGGCGCGGCCGAAGATCGCCGACTATCCGTTCACCACGCTCGAGCCGCAGCTGGGCGTCGTGCGCGTCGCCGAGTTCGAGTCGTTCGTGATGGTCGACGTGCCGGGGCTGATCGAAGGCGCGCACGAGGGCGCGGGCCTGGGCGACCGGTTCTTGCGCCACGTCGAACGCACGCGCGTGCTGGTCCACTTGATGGACGGCGCCAAGCCGCTCCACGACGTGCTGCACGACAAGGCGACGATCGAAGCCGAGCTGCAAGCGTGGAACCCGGCGCTGCTCGAGCGCCCGATGCTGCCGGTCATCACCAAGCTCGATCTGCCCGACGCGCGCGCGACGTTCGAGGCGCTGCGCGAGGACATCCCCAACTTGCGCGGCATCTCGGCCGCGACCGGTGAAGGCGTGCGCGAGCTGCTCTACGCGGCCTGGGAGACGATTCGCAACACGCCGCTGCCCGCACCGGTGCACCCGGAGCCCGCGCAGATCGAGCTGGTTGCCGACGAGCCGTTCGCCATCCACGTCGAAGACGGCATCTACGTCGTCAGCGGCGAGCGGGTCGAACGCCTGGCGCGCATGACCGACTTCGACTCCGACGAAGCGCTGGCGCGCTTCGAACAGATTCTCGCCAAGATGGGCGTCGAAAAGCGCCTGCGCGAGCTGGGCGTGCGCGAAGGCGACACGGTGCGCATCGCCGGCGTCGAGTTCGACTACAGCTAGCAGCATGTTGGCAGACCGAGCGCAGCAGCATCGCGCATCGTTTGTGCGTTCAATGCGAGGTCAAACGTGGGGGCCCCATGCGCAGCATGGGGGGCGCGGAGCCCGGGGCGGAGCGCCTTGAAACTTGGCATTTTCGGCGGGTCGTTCGATCCGGTGCACAACGGGCATCTGTTCGTCGCGGAAGCGGTTCGTGAGGCGGCGGGACTCGATCGCGTCTTGTTCGTGCCGACGCGCGAAGGGAAGCACTACCGCAACGGTGCGATGAGCGCGACGACCGCGCAGCGCACCGAGATGATTCGCCTGGCGATCGCGGCCAACGTCACGTTCGGGATCGACGAGAGCGACCTCGATCACGACGCCAGCGGCTACACCGCCGATCTGCTGCCGCGCCTGCAGGCGCGCTATCCCGAGGCGACGCTGACCTTCGTCGTCGGCGGCGACTCGCTGGTGCGCTCGCAATGGCAGCGGCTCGACGAGGTCGTCGACGCGGTCGAAGCGTTCGTCGTCGCGCCGCGCGGCGAGGTCACCGAGACCGACCTCGACCGCGCCCTGAGCGAGCTCGACCCCGCCCGGCGCGCCAAGATCCGGATGCTCGACCTGCCGCTGGTCGCCGAGTCGGCGACGCTGATTCGCGCGCGGCTCGCCGAAGGGAAGAGCGTGCGCTATCTGGTGCCCGAGACGGTCTATCGCTACATCGGCGAACGGGGGTTGTACCGGTCGTGACCGACGAGACGCTCGCGCTCGACGGCCAGCTGGGCGGCGTCCCCGCCCGCGAGCTGGCCGAGACCTACGGCACGCCGCTGTTCCTCGTCGATCTGGACGTGCTCGACCTGGAGATCGCGCGGCTGCTCGAAGCGTTCGAGCCCCACCGCATCGGCGTCGCGTACGCGGCCAAGGCGTTCTTCTGCACCGCGCTGGCCGAGCGGCTGGCCGAGACCCCGCTGCGGCTGGACGTCTGTTCGCTCGGCGAGCTGGTGACCGCCGAGCGCGGCGGCTTTCCGGCCGGGCGCATCTACTTCCACGGCTGCGGCAAGACCGCCGACGAGTTGCAGGCCGTCGTCGACCGGCGCGTCGCGTTCGACGTGATCGACAACCGCGAAGAGCTCGAGCGGCTGGCGTCGCTGGCGAGCGGCGTCCCGGTGCCCGTGCCGGTGATGCTGCGCCTCAACACCGGGATCGAAGCGCACACGCATGCGTTCATCCGCACCGGCGGCGAGAACACCAAGTTCGGGTTCGCGCTCGGCGAGGTCCCGGCGGCGCTCGCACGGCTCGCCGAGCTGCCGCAGTTGCGCCTGATCGGCCTGCACTCGCACATCGGCTCGCAGATCGCCGACCTCGCGCCGTTCTTGGCCAACCTCGACGAGCTGTTGGCGGCGGCCGACCGCGCGCGCCAGCTCGGCTTCCCGATCGAGGAGCTGATCTGCGGCGGCGGCATCGGCGTGGAGGAAGGGCCCGACGACCCGCGACCGGTCGATCTCGACGCGCTCGGCGCGGCGCTGGGCGGACGGGCAGCCGAGCGCGGCTACGCGCTGGCGGTGGAACCCGGGCGCGCCGTGATCGCGCGCGCCGGCTCGTCGCTCTACCGCGTCATGGCCGTCAAGACGCAGGGGCGCCGGCGCTTCGTCGTCGTCGACGGCGGGATGACCGATAACCCGCGCCCGGCGCTGTACGGCGCGCGCCACCTCCCCGAGGTGCTGGCCGCCGCCGCGCTCGGCCCCGACGAGCCGGCCACGCTGGTCGGCCGCTCGTGCGAGAACGACGAGATGGGCGACTACGTCTTGCCGCGCGACCTCGCCGCCGGCGATCTGCTCGCGCTGCGCATCACCGGCGCCTACACCTACAGCATGGCGAGCAACTACAACCGGTTCGGCCGGCCCCCGGTCGTTTTCGTCCGCGACGGAAATCACCGCCGCGTCGTCCGCGGGGAACGTGCGGACGACGTGTTGCGGCTCGATCTGTTCTAGCGCGCGCATTTTCTGTGTTTTGACGCAGATCGACGCGGAGATGTTGTGCTCGTGCGCGCGCGTACGTACACTGAGAACATCGCACACGTCACGCCTCTCGACGCGGTCGCTCTGGCTAGCGCGTCGCCTCGTCGCCGCCAGTTGCTCGGATCGCTCGGGCTGCGCGTCAGCGTCGTCTCCAGCTCGTACGTGGAGACGCCGTTGCCGGATCTCGACCCGCGCGAGCTCGCGCTGCGTCATGCCGCCGGCAAGGCGCGCGGCGCGGCAGCGTCCGACCACCTGATCGTCGCCGCCGACACCGTCGTCGACCTGGACGGGGAAGCGCTCGGTAAGCCCAGCGACGTCGCCGAGGCGCGCGGGATGCTCAGGCGTTTGGTGGGCCGCTGGCACGTCGTGCACACGGCCTTCGCGCTCCGCGACGACGCCTCGAACAGGTCCTTGGTGGAAGTCCTGTCGACGCGTGTAAAGTTTGCCGATACAAATGAGGAGACGGTCGCCGCGTACGCCGCGAGCGGCGACGGTCTGGACAAAGCCGGCGCGTACGGCATCCAAGGTTTCGCGGCGACCCTGGTGGAGCGGATCGACGGCGACTACTTCACCGTGGTGGGCTTCCCACTCGCTGCTTTCGCCGCCGCCCTGCCCCGCATCGGATATCGTCTACTGCCCCCCGCCGCACCGGCGGTCCATCCCGAGGTCCACGCATGAGTCTGCTGGGAACGTTCCGGGCGACCTTCAGTCCCGACATCGGCATCGATCTCGGGACGGCGAACACCGTTGTCTACTCGCACGACGAGGGGATCCTCGTGAGCGAGCCGTCGGTGGTCGCGTACCGGACCAGCGACGACACGATCCTCGCCATCGGCCAAGCCGCCAAGGAGCTCGACGGCCGGGCCCCCGGGCGGGTTCGGGTCGTGCGGCCGCTGCGCGGCGGGACCATCTCCGACTTCCGCGGCGCCCACGCGTTGGTCAAGACGCTGGTCGACCGGGCGCTCAGCTCGCGTTCGCGGCTGGCGCCGCGCGTGATCGCCTGCGTGCCGGGCTGTGCGACCGACATCGAGTGCAAGGCCGTCGAGGAAGCGATCCGCGCCGCCGGTCCGCGCACCACGACCTTCGTGCCGCAGGCGGTCGCCGCCGCGGTCGGGGCCGGCCTCGACATCACGGGGACGCGCCCCTCGATGGTCATCGACATCGGCGGCGGCACGACCGAGATCGCGGTCCTCACCCTGAGCGGCGTCGTCGCGATGCACTCCCTCAAGATCGGCGGCGACACGCTGGACGCCGCGATCGCGGCGCGGCTGCGCGCCGAGTACTTCGGGATCGGACCGCTGACGGCTGAGCGCCTCAAGATCGAACGCGGCTACGCCGGGCGCGCGCCCGGCCGCGAGCCGGCCATCGCCGCCGGAACCGATCTGGCCGGGCTGCGCCCGGGCAAACGGTTCGTCGACGAGTCGCTGATCGGCGAAGCGATGCGGGACGGCATCGACAAGATCGCCCGCGCCGCTTGGTCGATCCTGGAAGCGACGCCGCCGGACTTGGCGGGCGAGCTGCTCGAAGTCGGCATCGTGCTGACCGGCGGCGGCGCGCTGATCCCCGGCCTCGCAGGCGAGATCGGCGCACGCACGAACGTGCCGACGACGGTCGCGGATGATCCGCTCGGCTGCGTCGCACGCGGAGCCGGCGAGATCCTCGCGTCGCCCGGTTTGCTCGAACGGCTGCGGCCGCACGCCGACCGGTTGACGAGGTGGTACCAATCTTTACGTATCGGGATGAGAGAAAGCTATTCGCGGTAATCGGAGCGATCATCGTCGCCGCGCTGATCGCACTGCTGCAACTCGACTTCGCTCGCGCCGGACGTCCCTCACCGCTCACCATCACCGTCACCTCGATCAGCACGTACCTGCAGCTCGCCCTCTCCGCCGTCGCTGACGGCGTGCGCAACGGCTGGCAGACGGCCGTGCACACGCCCGGGCTCGCGGCCGACAACGCTCGGCTGCGCGCGGAGAACGTCTCGCTGCGCGCACGCAACGACGAGCTGCAAGAAGAGCTGGCCCGCGTTCCGGCCGCCGACGATCTCGCCACCGCCCGGCTCGCGCATCCGAACGGCATCGCCGCGACGGTGATCGGCTACGATCCCGAGGCGACGCTGCAGGCGCTGACGATCGATCGCGGCGGCAAGGACGGCGTGCAGCGCGACGACGGCGTCATGACCGGGGACGGCGTCGTCGGCCGCGTCGTCGAGGTCGACCCGCTCTCGTCGAAGGTGCTGCTGGTGACGGACCCCACCTCGAAGCTGCCGGCGGTCGTGCAGCGCGGGCGCTGGTGGTCGATCGCCGTGGGCACCGCGACGCACGTCAAGCTGCAGTACATCTCGCAGGACGCCAAGCTGCGCGTCGGCGACCGCGTCGTCACCGGCGAAGGCCGCTCGTTCCACGCCGGCGTGCTGATCGGCCGCATCCGCGAGCTCGATCCCGTCCCCGCCGGCGCGCTCGACCAGACCGCCGTCGTCCAACCCGCCGTGAACCTCACCGCACTCTCCCGTGTCCTCGTTCTCCCGCACGACGTATCGCAGCGTTGAGATCGCCGTCGGGCCGGCCTATTGGCCGGCCCTCGGCTGGACCTCACTGCTCGCGCTGCTGCAGACGACGCTGATCCCGCTGCTGGCCTTCCGCCAAGCGGTGCCCTCGCTGGTCACCATCGCGGTCGTGCTGTTCGCGGTGCGTGCCGGCGCGCGCCGCGGTGCCGCGCTCGCGATCCCGGCCGGCGTGCTCGAAGACGTCTTCACCGGCGGCGCCGGCGGCTGGACGCTCTCGACGACGCTGGTCGCGCTGCTCGTCGGCGGCTTCTCGCGCCGCATGTTCGCCGACGGCGTCGTCGCGCCCGCGGTGTTGTGCGGCGGCGCCTCGTTCGTGCGCGACGTCATGTACTGGATCTTCCAGCGCGCGGTCGGCTATCCGGCCGGCTACGCCGTGCAGCACGTGCACACCGCGCTGTGGCGCGCGCTGCTGACGGCACTGGTCGCCTTCGTCTGGCTCACGCTGCGCGGCCGCTTCGTCCACGACAAGACCACCGTCGAGAGGTACCCGTGAGCAGCGGCACGCTCCCCGCCGGCGAGCGCGCGTTCCCGCGCGTGGTCGCCTTCGTGCTGGTGCTCGTTCTCGCGCTGATCGCGCTGATCGTGCGCTTGGTCCAAGTCCAACTGCTGCAAGGCGAGGTCTACGCCGACAAGGCGCGCGCCAACCAAATCGAGGTCGTTCCGGTCGCCGCGCCGCGTGGCCTGATCGTCGATCGTACCGGCAAGGTGCTGGTCCGCTCGCGGCCCTCGTTCGTCTGCGCCCTGATCCCCTCGCAGGTCACCAACGTCGACGGCACGCTGCGCGCGCTCGCCGGCGTGCTCGGGATCCCCGAAGACACGCTGCGCCATCGCCTCTTCCACCACCACGACATCAACTACACCAGCTTCGACCAGATCCAAGTCGGCGAACCCAACGGGCCGGTGATCCTCGCCGACGACCTCACGCCCGCGCAGATGGCGCGCCTGGCGGAAGCGCAGAACGACCTGCAAGGCGTCGACATGGAAGAGCAGCCGGTGCGCAACTATCCGTACGGCAAAGAGGGCGCGCACCTGTTCGGCTACGTCGGCGTCATCGACGAAGAGGAGTACGCGCAGCGCAAGCGCGACGGCTACTCGCCCAACGACGTCGTCGGCAAGGACGGTCTCGAGCGCGCCTACGACACCTGGCTGCACGGCCGCGCCGGCGGCGGCCAGATCGAAGTCAACGCGTCGGGTGCCCTCGTGCGCCGCCTCAAACCGCTCGATCCCATCCCGGGCGACACGCTGGTCACCACCATCGATTGGCGCCTGCAAACGCTGGTCGAAGACAATCTGCGCGCCGAGCTCAAAAAGTGGGGCGCCCTGCGCCACGAGCGGCTCGCTGGCGCGGTCGTCGTGCTCGACCCCTACACCGGCGCCGTCCTCGCGATGGCGTCGATGCCCGAGTTCAACCCCAACGCCTTCGCCACGCCGATCGATCCCAAAACCTACAACGCGCTGCTGCGCGACAAGCTCAACCCGCTCTACGACCGCGCCATCGGCGCCGCCTCACCGACCGGCTCGACCTTCAAGATGGTCACCGGCTCGGGCGCGATCAGCAGCGGCGTCATCAAGCCGCATCAGATCCTCTACGACACCGGCTACTGGAATTGCTACGGCAACGTCTTCCGCGACCTGGCCGCCGGCGGATTGGGCAACGTCGGCTTCGAGAAAGCGCTGGCGGCTTCGTCCGACGGCTACTTCTACCAAGTCGGCTATCGCCTGGGCAACGATCGTCTGCGCTATTGGGCCACCCAGTACGGTCTCGGCTCGCGGCTGGGGATCGATCTGCCCGGCGAGTACCCCGGCAACTGGCCGACCGAAGCCTGGATGGAAGCCACCTTCGGCAAAGGCTACCATCTCGAAAAAAGCGACGCGTGCCAACTCGCCATCGGCCAAGGCGCGATGCAAGCGACGCCGCTGCAAATCGCCGACGTCGCCGCCACCGTCGTCAACGGCGGCACGCTCTACCGTCCGCACATCGTCGAGGAGATCCGCTCACCGCGCGGACACGTGCTGCGCACCTTCGATCACGAGATCATCCGCAAGGTCCCGGTCACCCAGGAATCGCTGCGCGAAGTGCGCGCCGGCATGTCGCAGGTCACCCAGCCGTGGGGCACTGCCTACGGCCTCGCTATCCCCGGTATGCCGTTCTCCGGCAAAACCGGCACCGCCGAAACCGGCGGCGGCAAAGGCGCCAACACGACGTGGTTCGTCGCTTGGGCGCCCTCGAGTCATCCCAAGTTCGTCATGGCGGTGTACATGGAAAAATCGGGCGGCTATGGGGCGAACGTTGCGGCGCCGATTGCGCAGCATGTCATTGCCGGGTATTACCATATCAAGATTCCGCCGATTTAGCGTTTAGCGCTTCCGTTGGCGTGGCGGCTGGTGGTGCGCAGTACGCCGGCGGGGACGCTCCCTACGCGCTTCCTGCGCTTCGGTCGCTCCGCGCTCCATCGCTCCCGGCCCTCCGGGCCTCCGCGATTCCGCGAGGCCCCGCCGGCGTACTGCGCACCACCAGCTGACGAGATTGCGGACCGCGCTTTACGAGGTCGGATCCAAGATGATCTTTGTATAGCCGTCCGCGCGGGCGTCGAATTTTACGAAGGCGTCCGGCGCGTCTTTTAGCGGCAGGCGGTGGGAGACGATCGTGCTTGGCTTGAGTTTGCCGTAGACGATCGCGTCGCGGAGGTGGTCGTGATAGCGCTTGTCGTGGTCGCGGCCGGTGCCGATGATGATGCCTTTGCGGAACAGCGTGCCCCATGGGATCGGGTAGCGGCCGTGTTTCGCGTTCTCGTCGCCGGGCGAGTCGGGGTCGTTGTCGGTGAACACGCCGATGATGCTCAGGCGGCCGGCGGGCTTGAGGAGTTGCGCGAGGTCGTCGATGACGGTGGTCGGATGCTCTTGGCTCCAATTCTTGGGGTCGCGGGCTTGGAAGCCGATGGCGTCGATGCAGACGTCGGCGCCGAGGTTGGCGTTTTCGCCGCGCCAGGCGACGCCGGACTTCTTCTTCGAGATTTCGCTCAGGATGCGATCGACGGCGTCGCCTTCGCGCAAGTCGATCGGAATGGCGCCGAGCTCGCCGGCTTTGGTGAGGCGTTCGGGGACGGCGTCGGCGACGAAGACTTGGATCGCGCCGCGGTAGAAGGCGCACATCGCGCTGAGCAGGCCGATGGCGCCCGCGCCGTAGATGACGACGACGTCGCCCGACTGGACGTGGGCGAGCTCGGTGGCGTGGTAGGCGGTGGGCAGCGCATCCGCCAGCAGGACGAAGTCGTGTTCCCAGGCGTCGAGGGGTTCGCCGGGAAGTCGCAGACAGTTCTCGTCGGCGAAGGGAACGAGCAGCTTCTGTGTTTGCGCGCCGGTGTAGCCGCCCATGTTCGGGTAGCCATAGGCGGCGCCGGCGGCGCCGGGGTTGGTCGTCAGGCACAAGCCCGAGAAACCGTGCACGCAGTTGGCGCAGAAGCCGCAGCAGATGTGGGTTGGCACGACGACGCGATCGCCCGCGCGCACGTTGACGACGGCGTCGCCGACCGCTTCGACCACGCCGAGGGGCTCGTGGCCGATGATCAGCGGTTTGCCGCCGCCCAGGCGGCCTTCGTAGATGTGCAGGTCGGTGCCGCAGATCGCGGTCGACGTCAGCCGGAGGACGACATCCGTGGGACGTTTGAGCGACGGTTCGTCGATGTCGTGGATCGCGAGCGTGCGAACGCCCTCGAGCGCAACTGCTTGCATGGCGCCATCATCATACCCGCTAGCCGGCGAGCATGGGGAGCACCCGCCGGATTTCGTTGGCGCGCGCGTCGTCGCGGTCGGTCAGGCCGCGGTCGATGAGGTCTTCGCGATGGGCTTGCTGCAGGCCGAAGGCGGCGGCCAGCGCGACGGTGCCGTCGGTGTCGCGCAGGGCGCGTTCGAGCAAGGCGACGTCGCCGCGGCGCGAGGCGCCGTCGATCGCCGCGTACCGTTCGGGAACGGCGTACGATGCGTACGCGCGCTCGAGAGTCGGCAACACGATCGGGCCCTCGCAGTTGGCGAGCGATTCGATGGCGACGACGCGCAGGTCGTCGGTCTCTTCGTCGAACGCTTTGGCCAGCACCGACGCGCTCCACGCGTCGCCGACGATGCCAAAGCCTTCGAGGACGCGCCGGCGCTCGTCGTTGGAGAGCACCTCGACGTCGGCGCCGATGAGCGAGGGCCAGGTGATCGCGCGGGTGGTGGCGATGACGGGGCCGGTCGTTTCGGGTTCGGCGCTCGCGGTCGGCGCTGCCGGCTGCGCGCGGCGGAACGCCGGCAGACGCAGCGTGTAGTCGTGCGGGATCAGGTACTGCAGCGCCAAGAAGCCGACGCCGATCACGGCCAGCAGGATTCCGGCGAATGCGAACTCACCGAAGCCCTCGAAGGCCAGCATCGGCGCGGGTATGGGCACTACGTCGTCGGCGTTGCTTCGAGCGCGGCGCGCAGCGCGGTCCGTACGTCGCGCAACGCGGCGTCGAGGGTGGCGTTCTGCGCGCCGGCCAGGACGCG contains these protein-coding regions:
- the obgE gene encoding GTPase ObgE, which codes for MQFIDEATIAVAAGKGGDGVVAWRREKYVPKGGPAGGDGGRGGDVVLLADPELGTLVDFRFKKQFAADSGKPGSTSNKSGRAGEDLEIRVPVGTLVTRTELDAEGARGHSRLFADLSEPYQRVRVAKGGRGGLGNQHFATAARQAPRFAYNGEPGERCELKLELKLLADAGLVGLPNAGKSTLLSVVSAARPKIADYPFTTLEPQLGVVRVAEFESFVMVDVPGLIEGAHEGAGLGDRFLRHVERTRVLVHLMDGAKPLHDVLHDKATIEAELQAWNPALLERPMLPVITKLDLPDARATFEALREDIPNLRGISAATGEGVRELLYAAWETIRNTPLPAPVHPEPAQIELVADEPFAIHVEDGIYVVSGERVERLARMTDFDSDEALARFEQILAKMGVEKRLRELGVREGDTVRIAGVEFDYS
- a CDS encoding nucleoside triphosphate pyrophosphatase, translated to MRARTYTENIAHVTPLDAVALASASPRRRQLLGSLGLRVSVVSSSYVETPLPDLDPRELALRHAAGKARGAAASDHLIVAADTVVDLDGEALGKPSDVAEARGMLRRLVGRWHVVHTAFALRDDASNRSLVEVLSTRVKFADTNEETVAAYAASGDGLDKAGAYGIQGFAATLVERIDGDYFTVVGFPLAAFAAALPRIGYRLLPPAAPAVHPEVHA
- a CDS encoding cytochrome P450 — protein: MTSATRLPVPPGPSTFTALTQLGTLRGSLTRVPGFLDRSARQYGPVTSWRMPKARWWLFDDAPSVERILTADATTIIKGRGTQRLRRLLGDGLLTSSEPLHLRQRRLVQPAFHRERVAGYAATMIDLTRQLADRLHDGETVEIDALMNRLTLRIAAKTLFSIDVADDGDTIGRALTEVLAVFPASLSAYGELLDHLQWHPITRRFNAARAQMDAVIAKVIAQRRAAGNPDYGDLLSILLTSTDEDAGAMPDALVRDEALTLLLAGHETTANALAWAWDQLARAPEAEARLHAELDQVLGDRDPEPADVPRLTFAREVMSESMRLRPPAWLMGRFSLKPLQLGGWDVPAGSVLFVSPFVTHRNPRYWKEPDAFRPERWSNGETADLPRGAYFPFGGGTRICIGEAFAWTEGVLLLATLARRFRFTALDAAPVPLDPLVTLRPGRKILMQVASRQPSPA
- the nadD gene encoding nicotinate-nucleotide adenylyltransferase — protein: MKLGIFGGSFDPVHNGHLFVAEAVREAAGLDRVLFVPTREGKHYRNGAMSATTAQRTEMIRLAIAANVTFGIDESDLDHDASGYTADLLPRLQARYPEATLTFVVGGDSLVRSQWQRLDEVVDAVEAFVVAPRGEVTETDLDRALSELDPARRAKIRMLDLPLVAESATLIRARLAEGKSVRYLVPETVYRYIGERGLYRS
- the rpmA gene encoding 50S ribosomal protein L27, with translation MFRFDLQLFASKKGAGSTRNGRDSNAQRLGVKRFGGELVIPGNIIVRQRGTKFYPGVGTMIGKDHTIFAVVEGHVTFSSSRNRQHVNVVPASYGAAP
- the fabF gene encoding beta-ketoacyl-ACP synthase II; translation: MEKRRRVVITGLGAVTPLGNSVPLFWDALINGRSGAGPITRFDSTKLPTRIAAEVKDFDPDALIGRRDARRMDRYTQFALVAAREAMADANFPEDDDVRVQTGSIIATGIGGIITVEDTVKAVAPEEKWDRISPFFVPMLMANAASAQVSMTFGLRGPVFAVSSACASGNDGFAIAYDKIVLGEAIAVVTGGSEATVIPTAMGGFCTMKAMSTRNDEPTKASRPFDADRDGFVLGEGAGVVVFEEREFAIARGARIYAEVLGYGQSADAYHIAQPDPESKGVILAMRRALARSEVAPDTVGYINAHGTSTPLGDAAESQAIEHVFGDHAHAGLAVSSTKSMHGHLLGAAGAIEGIATVLALQHGIIPPTTNYETPDPACTLDYVPNVPRKAPDLRIAMSNGFGFGGHNTSVVFAKHE
- the lysA gene encoding diaminopimelate decarboxylase, translated to MTDETLALDGQLGGVPARELAETYGTPLFLVDLDVLDLEIARLLEAFEPHRIGVAYAAKAFFCTALAERLAETPLRLDVCSLGELVTAERGGFPAGRIYFHGCGKTADELQAVVDRRVAFDVIDNREELERLASLASGVPVPVPVMLRLNTGIEAHTHAFIRTGGENTKFGFALGEVPAALARLAELPQLRLIGLHSHIGSQIADLAPFLANLDELLAAADRARQLGFPIEELICGGGIGVEEGPDDPRPVDLDALGAALGGRAAERGYALAVEPGRAVIARAGSSLYRVMAVKTQGRRRFVVVDGGMTDNPRPALYGARHLPEVLAAAALGPDEPATLVGRSCENDEMGDYVLPRDLAAGDLLALRITGAYTYSMASNYNRFGRPPVVFVRDGNHRRVVRGERADDVLRLDLF